A genomic window from Carassius auratus strain Wakin chromosome 19, ASM336829v1, whole genome shotgun sequence includes:
- the ppp1r18 gene encoding trichohyalin: protein MSLSALPEWKQLLLERKRREEEERERQEREEEERLASMPAWKRGIIQRRRAKQDEEREREKERDGGQHTPDILGITEDIVTEQVEREFTLHLQNDQTGYKVHKQISKETISPIQQNPFIRSENSFRRDNRGKVVNKDGENEYKKSANNRRRERNEETEKEIWRGRDVEMWVEKMGHKSEGRERDRSIGGESSEAESSTSLFSSVVGLRTIQANNIIIIEKDKNGKQKLDKRENEAEEEQKRMRMDLREFLAGGGSVTEITASEVLIIKPPMTNRRRETEMVGIPERGSEHLEKEGIWSSMRMTSRTVMQKAERVLNHRTLECSGRVSQLLSKFGEHPKPPTRSKSIECFNQTGKNQARYSTGDPFVQEDQSTEEMDTSPTFRGLPKRSFSFSDRVVCQQETRDCEEKTDFKKVERSYSERRVKTRVTDQSGSEPKVTRRWGRPKPDEVIHEKRQKERRVENKRNDSVHGETEEWTSSVDGEGFILASVKMPDEVVFAQRVPIKHDERESSSERKIKKVREENEREIIIDKKIHRDKSQVQRETTVRQRPIEFQTKATTESEERCNMDEITVAVSKQPHGIYIPILDDSIIDFPAEIQHQCVDTPSADSSCPTTAYAEQTVLTQHTEDLVCEIVKVQSDRELKRAGCEFSHGDMERISDEMGNQDQKEHRQYQSFPKQATEEKHFTSEPQQQTVTLAQSKLCTQERVTIPRTVFYGVDISAERRRASHPAGDKQDGGQVERRGSWKAGRPLTRVESLRERIRQQEKERRDDDKEEGSREAVGTAREQEETTLQTLRLFDVTQDVNMTKASPQLPVPVSLSLLQSASTEREVGELSRDVLESNICPREAERNVEERGTCIAWKTQEFNKREEEREEESLEEGYLPPSLSPSPPLSDSLDAMSRIYNLKTVGSRTVFISERKANMPSHSGAQGIYNPIRQSPSPDILPETAKLWNHGKDSHKNEMMESTGAQMVQRQVERLQLRQQEAGCGTHNDKKAQPTMESCPLVEPEIRVAEGQKKPDILRETQKSQTSTSPRFPQAQQKVQSQPPKPQQVRSFTINARNTESAENSQKPPEQNSQSSSSPCTASPSSSPSPPLFSIRSASGGPGKRGTTITITPRRPAGAALSGDIPPVTPAVPKAAPQGHMTTPAPNSTKEPGKKRYPKAEEIEVIGGYQNLERSCLVKSKGTPKTVKVCFDEAELERVCEYPSEDCALASLPSSPHDEQDTEGPEEDEDEESAALVSRSGVNESAGRARFLKVDESCKRLSK from the coding sequence ATGTCTCTCTCTGCTTTACCGGAATGGAAACAGCTGCTACTGGAGCGAAAgcgaagagaggaggaggagagagagagacaggagagGGAAGAAGAGGAGCGGCTGGCCAGCATGCCGGCTTGGAAGCGAGGGATCATCCAGAGAAGGAGGGCAAAGCAGGAtgaggaaagagagagggagaaagagagagatggaggacaGCACACTCCAGATATATTGGGTATTACTGAGGACATCGTCACGGAGCAGGTGGAGCGTGAATTCACACTTCACCTCCAGAATGATCAAACTGGGTATAAAGTGCATAAACAGATATCCAAAGAAACCATAAGCCCCATCCAACAGAACCCCTTCATCCGTTCTGAGAACAGCTTTAGGAGAGATAACAGAGGGAAGGTGGTGAATAAAGATGgagaaaatgaatataaaaagtcTGCCAATAAtagaaggagagaaagaaatgagGAAACGGAGAAGGAGATTTGGAGAGGacgtgatgtagagatgtgggtcGAGAAGATGGGACATAAAAGTGAGGGAAGAGAGCGAGACAGAAGCATTGGGGGAGAAAGCAGTGAGGCAGAGAGTAGTACATCCCTGTTTTCTTCAGTCGTAGGTCTTCGCACGATCCAGGCAAACAATATTATCATTATTGAGAAAGACAAAAATGGTAAGCAAAAACTGGATAAGAGAGAAAACGAGGCTGAGGAGGAACAGAAAAGGATGAGGATGGATTTGAGGGAGTTTCTTGCTGGCGGAGGGAGCGTGACGGAAATTACGGCCTCTGAAGTATTAATCATCAAACCTCCCATGACGAACAGGAGAAGGGAAACAGAGATGGTAGGGATCCCAGAGAGAGGGAGCGAGCATTTAGAGAAAGAGGGGATATGGTCCTCTATGCGAATGACGTCGAGGACAGTCATGCAAAAAGCAGAGAGAGTCCTGAACCACAGGACTCTAGAGTGTAGTGGTCGGGTCAGTCAGCTGCTTAGTAAGTTCGGTGAACACCCAAAACCTCCAACGCGCTCCAAGAGCATTGAGTGCTTCAACCAAACAGGCAAAAACCAGGCCAGATACAGCACAGGAGACCCGTTTGTGCAGGAGGACCAGAGTACTGAAGAAATGGACACAAGTCCGACATTCAGGGGACTTCCCAAACGCTCCTTTAGCTTCTCTGACCGAGTGGTTTGCCAACAGGAGACTAGAGATTGTGAGGAAAAGACAGATTTTAAGAAGGTGGAGAGGTCGTATTCTGAACGCAGGGTCAAAACCAGGGTCACCGATCAATCAGGAAGTGAACCAAAGGTCACCAGGCGATGGGGACGACCCAAACCTGATGAAGTGATTCATGAAAAGAGACAAAAAGAAAGAAGGGTTGAAAATAAGAGGAACGACTCTGTTCATGGAGAGACAGAGGAATGGACGTCTAGTGTAGATGGAGAAGGCTTCATTTTGGCCTCTGTCAAAATGCCTGATGAAGTTGTGTTTGCACAACGAGTCCCTATCAAACATGATGAGAGAGAAAGCAGCTCAGAACGAAAGATTAAGAAAGTGAGAgaggagaatgagagagagataaTTATAGATAAAAAGATACACCGAGATAAGAGCCAAGTGCAGAGAGAGACGACGGTAAGACAGAGACCCATAGAATTCCAAACCAAAGCCACAACAGAATCTGAAGAGAGATGTAATATGGATGAAATAACCGTTGCAGTTTCAAAACAACCCCATGGCATATATATCCCAATCTTGGATGACAGTATTATAGATTTCCCTGCAGAAATACAGCACCAATGTGTCGACACTCCCTCTGCGGACTCTAGTTGCCCAACTACAGCCTATGCTGAACAAACAGTCCTTACCCAACACACAGAAGATCTAGTCTGTGAAATAGTAAAAGTCCAATCAGACAGAGAACTCAAGAGGGCAGGGTGTGAGTTTTCACATGGAGACATGGAAAGGATATCTGATGAAATGGGTAACCAGGATCAAAAAGAGCATCGACAGTATCAAAGCTTTCCAAAACAAGCAACTGAGGAAAAACATTTTACCTCAGAACCCCAACAACAAACTGTTACACTGGCCCAAAGCAAACTCTGCACACAAGAGAGAGTTACCATTCCCAGGACTGTATTTTATGGAGTCGATATATCAGCAGAAAGAAGGAGGGCAAGTCACCCTGCTGGGGATAAACAAGATGGAGGACAAGTGGAGAGGAGAGGGAGCTGGAAGGCTGGGCGACCTCTGACCCGAGTGGAGTCTCTGAGAGAGAGAATTCGCCAGCAAGAGAAGGAAAGACGAGATGATGACAAAGAAGAGGGCAGCAGAGAAGCAGTGGGAACTGCGAGAGAACAGGAAGAAACCACATTACAGACTCTCAGACTGTTTGACGTCACACAGGACGTTAACATGACAAAGGCAAGCCCTCAGCTTCCTGTTCCTGTTTCTCTGTCACTCTTGCAGTCAGCTTCGACAGAAAGAGAAGTTGGGGAGCTCTCAAGAGATGTATTAGAGAGCAATATCTGCCCGAGGGAAGCAGAAAGGAATGTAGAGGAGCGAGGGACGTGCATCGCCTGGAAAACACAGGAGTTTAacaaaagagaagaggaaagagaggaagagtCGTTAGAGGAAGGGTAccttcctccctctctttctccctccccACCACTTTCAGACTCATTGGACGCCATGAGCCGGATCTATAACCTAAAGACTGTGGGGTCCAGGACTGTGTTTATCAGCGAAAGGAAAGCTAATATGCCCTCACACAGCGGAGCTCAGGGTATATACAACCCCATCAGACAATCACCGTCACCAGACATCTTGCCAGAAACTGCTAAGCTGTGGAATCATGGAAAGGATAGTCACAAAAACGAGATGATGGAGTCGACGGGTGCTCAGATGGTACAGCGGCAGGTGGAACGATTACAGCTGAGACAACAGGAAGCAGGATGTGGTACCCACAACGACAAAAAGGCACAACCAACCATGGAGAGCTGTCCGCTTGTAGAACCAGAAATTAGGGTAGCTGAAGGCCAGAAGAAACCAGACATACTAAGAGAGACGCAGAAATCCCAAACATCTACAAGTCCCAGATTTCCACAAGCCCAACAGAAAGTCCAAAGTCAACCCCCTAAACCCCAGCAGGTCAGGTCATTCACAATCAACGCCCGGAACACCGAATCAGCAGAAAACTCTCAGAAACCTCCAGAACAAAACTCTCAATCGTCATCCTCTCCATGCACCGCATCCCCCTCTTCTTCTCCATCTCCACCTCTCTTCTCCATTAGGAGTGCCTCAGGTGGACCAGGTAAGAGAGGAACGACCATCACAATCACCCCTAGAAGACCTGCGGGGGCAGCCTTGTCTGGTGACATCCCACCAGTGACCCCTGCAGTGCCAAAAGCAGCCCCCCAGGGCCATATGACCACCCCTGCTCCCAACAGCACCAAGGAGCCAGGCAAGAAACGGTATCCCAAAGCAGAAGAGATTGAGGTGATTGGAGGCTACCAGAACCTTGAACGGTCATGCTTGGTGAAAAGCAAAGGGACACCGAAAACA
- the nrm gene encoding nurim, translating into MASVTFRDCFLCVSALITFVSVFVTGADFVRFVSFRAIYHNLSGAAPLCRDSVPWSVALRDVVVLKAVAVDVFLLFLFSVQHSLLAWTPVKQVCQKVFGVLSRSVYCFTTAAALQMLMQYWQPVTSAPCLWSVRTAPWDIWFPLICFILHFLCWAIICSILLIFDYPELLGIKQVYYECLGLGDPLLLKSERAQRLYAHLRHPVCVELLTVLWLLPTFPLDRLLLAVYLSVYLILAHSLDTQDCSYLRRQLRSKLQLFSAPLEGSDQSTSTNKTD; encoded by the exons ATGGCGTCGGTGACTTTTCGCGACTGTTTTCTCTGCGTTTCTGCTTTAATTACCTTTGTGTCCGTGTTCGTGACCGGTGCAGACTTCGTTCGCTTCGTGTCGTTTCGTGCCATCTATCACAACCTGAGCGGGGCCGCGCCTCTGTGTCGAG ACTCTGTGCCCTGGTCCGTGGCTCTGCGGGATGTGGTGGTGCTGAAGGCGGTGGCTGTGGATGTTTTCCTTCTGTTCCTCTTCAGTGTCCAGCACAGTCTGCTGGCCTGGACTCCGGTGAAGCAGGTCTGTCAGAAAGTGTTTGGGGTTTTATCCAGATCCGTGTACTGCTTCACCACCGCCGCAGCTCTGCAG ATGTTGATGCAGTACTGGCAGCCGGTCACCAGCGCCCCCTGCCTGTGGTCAGTGCGCACTGCACCCTGGGATATCTGGTTCCCGCTCATCTGTTTCATTTTACACTTCCTGTGCTGGGCCATCATCTGCAGTATCCTGCTCATCTTCGATTATCCCGAACTACTGGGCATCAAACAG GTGTATTATGAGTGTCTGGGTCTGGGCGACCCTCTCCTGCTGAAGTCTGAACGAGCGCAGCGGCTCTACGCTCACCTCAGGCATCCCGTCTGTGTGGAGCTGCTCACGGTGCTCTGGCTCCTCCCCACGTTCCCTCTGGACCGGCTCCTGCTGGCCGTGTACCTGTCCGTTTACCTGATCCTCGCTCACTCGCTGGACACCCAGGACTGCAGCTACCTGCGCCGCCAGCTCCGCAGCAAACTGCAGCTCTTCTCCGCACCACTAGAGGGCAGCGATCAGAGCACCAGCACCAATAAGACCGACTGA